The window aatgtgtgtgaatttGGGAGAATTTGACGAATGTGTGTCAGATTAATTAGAGGGCATCAAGGCTGAGTTGTAATGAGTAAGGATGttaaatgtgagtgtgtgtgtgtgtgtgtgtgtcagtgtgttttgcAGTATTGAGTGATAAAAGTAAAGCAGCTTCCTGatagaaaaatatgtttattacaGTAAAAACACAGGTGAGCGCTGACACTGAGATCGGCCTGACTGACTGCTGAGCTGCTCTTCAGCGAGGTGTCTGAAATCTGCACTTCCAAACTCAACATGTTTCAGTTTGAACGTTCAGATTCAGAGCAACAGGAGAGAAACTCTGTACTGAAACAGAGCCGTTCACTCTCAGCTGAACCAGAATCAGCACAAACAACTGAAATCAGActaagaggaggaggaagagggtgTGGGGGGAGGAAGAGGGTGTGGAAGGGGGTGGGGTTCATTCTGGGAGGTCATTCAAGATGGCAGAGTCCACATGCAAATGCAGCGCAGGGTTAGATGATATCAAATGCATCTCCGTAGCCGCTGCGACGCTCGGTGACAGACAGGCTGCGTTTCTTGCCCGGTGTGCCCGCGCCCACGTCTGTCCGTGGGAAAGTCTGTAACTTGTGAAGTTCCTGCGAGAGCTTCCCGAGAACGCAGGTGCTGAGGTTGGAGCAGCGCTTGGTTAGAGCTCGGCCCGGGCTGTGAGGAGATAAACATGCAGAAACAAACTCAAAGTGACATGCACACTGACCCCatgctctcttactctctttacattagctctctttctctttcacacacacacacacactcctgtggTTACATgcgtttaaccccttaaactgtaAAGACTCTTTTATAACTAAATACATTTAAGAATTCATAGTAAATATTGTGTTATATATtgaaataattcaaattaaatactgaaaaataatcaaagatattgaataattcatagtggatgctatGAGTACTTCACAGTACATACTACATTCACATTATTTACTGAGAcaattacaatatataataaGTACTTCATAATAGGGCAAAAAATAATATTGTAGCTAGTTAATTAATATTGGAAAATGAATAATTATCTGCTCAATAATTGATGGTGAATACTGAACAGTTTACAGTAGATACACAATAATTTACCATGTATTGGAATATTTTATAAGAGatcaatgaataaataataatttgtatCCAGTACTAAACAATTTGTATCCAAAGCTGAACAGGCCAGAAATACATTGTTTTAAAGACTCTACGTATCAGATAGAAATAAAGATCTGAGCTcagttatttatattgttttatctatattatatttATCAAATATTTTCCCTTAGAAACATGTTTAATAATCCCTAAAATCAATTACTGTGCAATACTGcagagtttaaggggttaaagggtctacattcacacactgtcctagACTCCATATATCATGCTGTACTTCAGTCACATGCTCTTCTCCAGCTATAGAGTGCTGCTGCTGTCATGCAATCATTCAGTCAGATCAGGGTTCTCATGCTTTAGTGGGCCTCTCTGCATTCCCCTCAAACTGTCTGCAAGCAGAACGTCCACTCTTACATTCCGTGATTAAAGAGTTCATGCAGCAGGACTGGGAAGGTGTACTGGTTAGAGCTGAAGGTGTTTGTACTGGAGCTGCTGTTCAGATCACATACCTCTCTCCACTAACCCCACCAGCAACACCGGAGCTTCACTGCACTACACTCAGCCTCCACTGCTTTTAACTGTTTCACAGACCAGTGGAACACAGCACAGGCTCTGTGCTCTAACATACATTACCATCAGTATCCAGACAGAGAACATGTATATTGAATGATTTGATTAAGGAAaagaaatatgaataaaaaagggGTTCAGATGTCTAATATTAGCCTAAAAGTGATAGTAAAATTTAGgaagagacaaaaataaaaagaacaaggaaataaaaacaataaacaaattgaGTAACAAAAAGGAGGATGACCTGATAAAAGAAGAACTAATGAAGGAGGCAGAGGTGAGAGGAGAAAGGGGAGGAGAGGGGCCGTACCTGTTTCCCTCACTTTGTTCCGCCTCCTCTGCTGTCATCTGAACGAACTCTTTAACAATGGCGTTTATTAACCTGCGTGCTTCATAATCCGTCAGCACCACCGTGTCTGTTACAGCATCTGCAGCAGGTctgcatccacacacacacacacacacacaccgtccaCTGTAAATTGAATGTGTGACAGCAGTTTAGCAGGTACAGCATGATGATAATGAAGATAATAGTGGTGATGATGGTAATGGTGGAACAGTCTGTTCTGTTTTATTAGCACAAAAAAGAACATCTTATCCACATCAAATCCATTATCAATAGGACAAGATGCCCCCTTTTATCTGAGAAAAAGACCACCAGGTGAGTCTTGCCtttgtatttgaaaaaaaaaaaaattatattacgtatataatttatatactgtatgtttatttatgtcttttactttttattaattgtaaatgaaataattttacTTCGAATTTGACTATAAAAATTGATTTTAATGATGTTTAATGATTTCAGCAAAAGTTTTTATGTGGGTGTATGTTGacgtgtgtgattgtgtgtgttgaaGTGTGTATTTAGGACTGTTCTTACCTGGGAGCGGCATGGGAGCTGTACATTTGGGAGATGAGCAGAAAGTAAGCAGCGAGGAGGGCGGAGACTTTCACCATGAACATGATTCCacacaataataaatatacaacCCTGCTCACAgcgagaaaaaacacacacaaacaaacacacacagaaaaatacatctgtcacaaaaaaacatcaaatctcTGAAATGATAATAAACCAGAACCAGAAGGCTGAACCTGTAAAAAAGGTACTGCACCACTGCCTGCTGTTCTGAGAAACTTTGgctctaaaatgtgttttagttatTAATTCAAATGATAAATGGGTACATGCAGGGTCCAATCATAAATATACAGAACTATTcaacattttggacacaccttctcattcaatgtttttattttattttttcctacattgttaaTGAATCCtggagtcatccagactatgaaggaacacataaggaatttaTTTAGGTGCTTTTGTCTGGGTTGCTCGtaactgaggctggtaactctaatgaacatTTCAagtgtgactgcacttgagaatatttccaaagttctttattttattctgattgactgaccttcagctCTACCTGTTTACAACACAACTgaggctctcaaacacattaatatgACAAGTAATCAACTCTtaacaagtttagcacagctgttaactgaaagcccttccaggtgactctacctcataaagctgactgagaaaatccagccaagatgtgtaaagctgtcatctgagcaagaggtgttgctttgaagaatctaaaatataaaacatattttgatttgCGTAACACTTTGTTACTATatagttccatatgtttttcttcatagtttggatgactgtaatatttaaaaataacttattcaatttaatgtgtgtccaaacttgtgactgGTACTGACTTTTGACTTTTACTTTCACTCTTTTTTCCCTTATTTTGCATCTCTTCCACTCTTCCTCTGTATCCCTCTAATTTCTCCTGCTGTCCATCCTCCTGTCTCTTCccctttctgttctctctctttctctctcctttcataTAGATCCAACTTCATCCACTGAGTGTCAGACCtgatgcactgtgtgtgtgtgtgtgtgtctggctgtGCTCACTgttctaaattaaattaaacattacagGAAGCCGTCAACAATACACCCACAGCCCCACCCCTCAatacagacacgcacacacacacacacacacacacacagactcccaTTTCATCAGTATAATAAGAAACACTGTCACCTTTGACCTGCTCACAATCTAGTGACCTTCCtgatcttttctcttttaatgttccacacactaacacacacacactcctactgatAACATTTctatactgtaacacacacattcCTACTGTTAACACTcctgtactgtaacacacactcctactcaTAACACTCCTGTACagtaacacacactcctactgttaacactcctttactgtaacacacactcctactgttaacacttctgtactgtaacacacactcctactgttaacactcctgtactgtaacacacactcctactgttaacactcctgtactgtaacacacactcctactgttaacactcctgtactgtaacacacactcctactcaTAACACTCctttactgtaacacacactcctactgttaATAATcctgtactgtaacacacactcctactcaTAACACTCctttactgtaacacacactcctactgttaacactcctatactgtaacacacactcctactgttaacactcctgtactgtaacacacactcctactgttaacacttctgtactgtaacacacactcctactgttaacactcctttactgtaacacacactcctactgttaacactcctatactgtaacacacactcctactgttaacactcctgtactgtaacacacactcctactgttaacactcctttactgtaacacacactcctactcaTAACACTCctttactgtaacacacactcctactcaTAACACTCctttactgtaacacacactcctttactgtaacacacactcctactgttaAAAATcctgtactgtaacacacactcctactgttaacacttctgtactgtaacacacactcctacttATAACACTCctttactgtaacacacactcctactgttaACACTCCTGTACTGTAACACACATTCCTACTGTTAAAAATCCTGTACTGTAGCACACACTCCTACTCATAACACTCctttactgtaacacacactcctactgttaacactcctgtactgtaacacacactcctactcaTAACACTCctttactgtaacacacactcctactgttaacactcctgtactgtaacacacactcctactcaTAACACTCctttactgtaacacacactcctactgttaacactcctgtactgtaacacacacttatactcaTAACACTTCTGTACTATAACACACACTCCTATTATTAACACtcctgtaacacacactcctactcaTAACACTCCTgaactgtaacacacactcctactgttaacacttctgtactgtaacacacactcctactgttaacactcctgtaacacacactcctactgttaacactcctgtactgtaacacacactcctactgttaATAATcctgtactgtaacacacactcctactgttaacactcctgtactgtaacacacactcctactgttaACACTCCTGTAatgtaacacacactcctactgttaacacttttgtactgtaacacacactcctactgttaacactcctgtactgtaacacacactcctactgttaACACTCCTGTAatgtaacacacactcctactgttaacacttttgtactgtaacacacactcctactgttaacactcctgtactgtaacacagactcctactgttaacactcctgtactgtaacacacactcctactgttaacactcctgtactgtaacacacactcctactgttaacacttctgtactgtaacacacactcctactgttaacactcctgtaacacacactcctactcataacactcctgtactgtaacacacactcctactgttaacactcctgtactgtaacacacactcctactgttaATAATcctgtactgtaacacacactcctactgttaacactcctgtactgtaacacacactcctacttTTAACACTCCTGTAATGTAACACACGCTCCTACTGTTAACACTTttgtactgtaacacacactcctactgttaacactcctgtactgtaacacacactcctactgttaacacttctgtactgtaacacacactcctactgttatcactcctgtactgtaacacacactcctactgttaacactccagtactgtaacacacactcctactgttaacactccagtactgtaacacacacttatactcaTAACACTtctgtactgtaacacacactcctactgttaATAATcctgtactgtaacacacactcctacacataACACTCTTTTACTGTACCACGCACTCCTACTGTTAACACTcctgtactgtaacacacactcctactcaTAACACTCctttactgtaacacacactcctactgttaACACTCCTGTACTGTAACACACATTCCTACTCATAACACTcctgtactgtaacacacactcctactgttaacacttctgtactgtaacacacactcctactgttaacactcctgtactgtaacacacactcctactgttaacactcctgtactgtaacacacactcctgtactgtaacacacactcctactgttaTAACTcctgtactgtaacacacactcctgtactgtaacacacactcctactgttaTAACTcctgtactgtaacacacactcctgtactgtaacacacactcctactgttaacacttctgtactgtaacacacacttcTACTGTTATAACTcctgtactgtaacacacacccCTGTACTATAACACACATTcctgtactgtaacacacactcctgtactgtaacacacactccttCTGTTAACACTCCTGCACTCCAGAGATGTATATTAATTAAGTAGAACTATTTCACTACTGTAGTTAAgtgctaaaatactgtatctgttctgcactggatttttatttttatctctaaATCCATATTTTCAGTGCCAGAGCAGTAAATCGCACTGCCACCAGGTTTGATGAATATGCTCATCAATATGCAAATCAAGCGATCAAGCTTATCTTATAAACTTAGAAGAAGAATCCACTACTTTTGAATTTTGAATACTTTAGTGTGGAGCTTAAAAAACATACCAACTTCTACTCATCTTGCAGGAGCTACATGAGAATATTTTACAGATGGATTATCGCAAGAAATCTTTATGAACCTCTGCAACTCCTGCCGAAACATCTGGCAAGTTACGTTACACATGAGTTAggcactacttctgtatgtgtggttaaataaatgtaattcgtgtcaatagttttaaaaatattttattgttcctGATGAGCTGTATCTTGCTTTTCAGCACTATTGCAATCCAACAATTTATTCTGGCTGCAgcactttttttatacaaaaaagtgCAGTCTgttattacacacatttttaacagGTAATGAGTAACCTGTTATAACCTATGTGGTCATAACAGGTTACTCATTACCTGTTAAAACCTCCCAATCCTGACCCAATTGttacagaatctgttcctgagcACAGACTGCCCGCCTGCTGTTCTGTCTCAACATGGGCCTTTCTCACTCCAGGCTCTTTTTTGGATGGGGGATTCAGTCATGTCAGCACCCCCCACTGGCCCTGTCAAGTATTGTTTCCAGTGTAAACtatcaaacacacagacacacacacagacacacacacacacttctacactgTTGCTTGCTATGAACATTTTAGACATTGTAGACACACACTACTAATGTATAACACTcctgtactgtaacacacactactGATGTATAACACTCCcgcactgtaacacacactactGATGTATAACACTCCcgcactgtaacacacactactGATGTATAACACTCCcgcactgtaacacacactactGATGTATAACACTCCcgcactgtaacacacactactgatgtataacactcttccactctaacatactctcactactgtataacactcttccactctaacatactctcactactgtatataactcttccactctaacatacactcactactgtataacactcttccactctaacatactctcactactgtataacactcttccactctaagatactctcactactgtataacactcttccactctaacacactctcactactgtataacactcttccactataacatactctcactactgtataacactcttccactctaacatacactcactattgtttaacactcttccactctaacatactctc of the Astyanax mexicanus isolate ESR-SI-001 chromosome 10, AstMex3_surface, whole genome shotgun sequence genome contains:
- the LOC103038640 gene encoding calcitonin gene-related peptide isoform X2, whose product is MFMVKVSALLAAYFLLISQMYSSHAAPRPAADAVTDTVVLTDYEARRLINAIVKEFVQMTAEEAEQSEGNSVLVQKRACNTATCVTHRLADFLSRSGGMGSSSFVPTNVGSKAFGRRRRTGSM
- the LOC103038640 gene encoding calcitonin gene-related peptide isoform X1, translating into MFMVKVSALLAAYFLLISQMYSSHAAPRPAADAVTDTVVLTDYEARRLINAIVKEFVQMTAEEAEQSEGNSSVLVQKRACNTATCVTHRLADFLSRSGGMGSSSFVPTNVGSKAFGRRRRTGSM
- the LOC103038640 gene encoding calcitonin-1 isoform X3 yields the protein MFMVKVSALLAAYFLLISQMYSSHAAPRPAADAVTDTVVLTDYEARRLINAIVKEFVQMTAEEAEQSEGNSPGRALTKRCSNLSTCVLGKLSQELHKLQTFPRTDVGAGTPGKKRSLSVTERRSGYGDAFDII